The following proteins come from a genomic window of Gottfriedia acidiceleris:
- the yyaC gene encoding spore protease YyaC has product MQFSANPLRNLFKDDYSVFLDDENAINRFADRLCKSLPSVHTKEIVFVCIGTDRSTGDSLGPLVGTMLGELNLSRFHYYGTLDEPIHALNLSEQLERIKGKYNNPFIIAVDACLGRVKSIGSVRLSNGPLKPGAAMKKELPLVGEINLTGVVNVSGFMEFYVLQNTRLSLVMKMAKFIANSIKETERKFMYQLDF; this is encoded by the coding sequence ATGCAATTTTCAGCAAATCCTTTGCGTAACCTATTCAAGGATGATTATTCTGTATTTCTAGATGATGAAAACGCTATTAACAGATTTGCAGATCGATTATGTAAGTCGCTTCCAAGTGTACACACTAAAGAAATTGTTTTTGTATGTATTGGAACTGACCGTTCTACGGGAGACTCTTTAGGTCCTTTAGTTGGAACCATGTTAGGAGAATTAAACTTAAGTAGGTTTCATTATTATGGTACTCTTGATGAGCCAATTCATGCGTTAAATCTTTCAGAACAACTTGAAAGAATTAAAGGCAAGTATAACAATCCATTTATCATTGCTGTAGATGCATGTTTAGGCAGAGTAAAAAGTATTGGTAGCGTTCGTTTATCCAATGGTCCGTTAAAACCAGGTGCGGCAATGAAAAAAGAATTACCTTTAGTTGGCGAAATTAATTTAACCGGAGTTGTAAATGTCAGTGGATTTATGGAATTCTACGTCCTACAAAATACTAGATTAAGCCTTGTAATGAAAATGGCTAAGTTTATTGCAAATTCAATCAAAGAAACTGAAAGAAAATTTATGTACCAATTAGATTTTTAA
- a CDS encoding ParB/RepB/Spo0J family partition protein translates to MAKGLGKGIGAFFQDINQQEELVQEIDLKELRPNPYQPRKVFDETAMLELTQSVIEHGILQPIIARKSIKGFQIVAGERRYRAAKNAGLNTVPVIVRDLTEEQMMELAVLENLQRDDLNPLEEAEAYQTLIEQLHLTQEQLAKKLGKSRPHIANYLRILTLPNSVQKMVEEGRLSMGHGRALLGLKRKGLIEGTALKVIEKNLSVREVETLVNDLNENVSRETSKKTPTKSIFFSEYEDLLQEKFGTSVKIKSAKDKGKIEIQFFNKEDLERILSIIK, encoded by the coding sequence ATGGCTAAAGGTTTAGGTAAAGGTATTGGAGCATTTTTTCAAGATATTAATCAGCAAGAAGAGTTAGTCCAGGAAATTGATCTTAAAGAACTTAGACCTAACCCATACCAACCTCGCAAAGTATTTGATGAGACTGCAATGTTAGAATTAACCCAGTCAGTGATTGAACATGGAATTCTTCAACCAATCATTGCTAGAAAAAGCATAAAAGGTTTCCAAATCGTTGCTGGAGAAAGACGATATCGCGCTGCAAAAAATGCGGGGTTAAATACAGTTCCAGTTATTGTAAGAGATCTTACTGAAGAGCAAATGATGGAGTTAGCTGTATTAGAAAATTTACAGCGAGATGATTTAAATCCTCTTGAAGAAGCTGAAGCATATCAAACTTTAATTGAACAATTACATTTAACGCAAGAACAACTGGCAAAGAAACTTGGAAAAAGTCGTCCACATATTGCTAACTATTTAAGAATTTTAACTTTACCTAACTCTGTTCAAAAAATGGTTGAAGAAGGTAGGCTCTCAATGGGACACGGAAGAGCACTTTTAGGACTAAAACGAAAAGGGTTAATTGAAGGTACCGCACTAAAAGTAATTGAAAAAAACCTAAGTGTTCGTGAGGTTGAAACATTAGTCAATGATCTAAATGAAAATGTTTCACGTGAAACATCAAAGAAAACCCCAACTAAAAGCATATTTTTTAGTGAGTATGAGGACCTTTTACAAGAAAAGTTCGGAACGTCAGTTAAAATTAAATCTGCTAAAGATAAAGGGAAAATAGAAATCCAATTCTTTAACAAAGAGGATTTGGAGAGAATTCTTTCAATTATAAAATGA
- a CDS encoding ParA family protein, protein MVKVISIANQKGGVGKTTTSVNLSACLAHLGKKVLLVDIDPQGNATSGIGIEKADVNQCVYNVLVDDVEAKNVILNTAIPNFDIIPATIQLAGAEIELVPTISREVRLKRALDTVKGNYDYILIDCPPSLGLLTLNSLTASDSIIIPVQCEYYALEGLSQLLSTVRLVQKHLNKNLAIEGVLLTMLDARTNLGLQVIEEVKKYFQDRVYKSIIPRNVRLSEAPSHGKPIITYDPKSRGAEVYLDLAKEVIDNG, encoded by the coding sequence GTGGTTAAAGTAATCTCTATAGCTAATCAAAAAGGTGGTGTTGGTAAGACTACAACATCGGTTAATTTAAGTGCTTGTTTAGCTCACTTAGGAAAAAAAGTATTACTAGTCGATATAGATCCTCAAGGTAATGCAACTAGTGGTATTGGAATTGAAAAAGCTGACGTAAATCAGTGTGTTTACAATGTATTAGTTGATGATGTTGAGGCGAAAAATGTCATTTTAAACACTGCTATTCCAAATTTTGATATTATTCCGGCAACAATTCAACTTGCTGGAGCAGAAATTGAATTAGTACCTACTATTTCTAGAGAAGTACGATTAAAGCGTGCTTTAGATACAGTAAAAGGTAACTATGATTATATTTTAATAGATTGTCCTCCATCATTAGGGTTATTAACTTTAAATTCACTAACTGCATCTGATTCAATTATTATTCCAGTTCAGTGTGAGTATTACGCACTTGAAGGTTTAAGTCAGCTATTAAGTACTGTACGTTTAGTACAAAAACATTTAAATAAAAATTTAGCAATTGAAGGCGTATTGCTAACAATGCTAGATGCTCGTACAAATTTAGGGCTACAAGTTATAGAAGAAGTAAAAAAATATTTTCAAGATCGCGTCTATAAATCAATTATTCCAAGAAATGTACGCTTAAGTGAAGCACCAAGTCATGGTAAACCGATCATTACATATGATCCAAAGTCAAGAGGTGCAGAAGTATATCTTGATTTAGCAAAGGAAGTGATTGATAATGGCTAA
- the rpsF gene encoding 30S ribosomal protein S6, with the protein MNKYEIMYIVRPNMEDEAQKALVERFNGVLTEQGAEITNVKEWGKRRLAYEINDFRDGHYMLVNVSAKPEAVQEFDRLAKISEDIIRHIVIREEEK; encoded by the coding sequence ATGAATAAATACGAAATCATGTACATCGTTCGTCCAAACATGGAAGACGAAGCACAAAAAGCATTAGTTGAGCGTTTCAACGGCGTTTTAACTGAACAAGGTGCTGAAATCACAAACGTTAAAGAGTGGGGTAAACGTCGTTTAGCTTATGAAATTAACGATTTCCGTGATGGACACTACATGCTTGTAAACGTTTCTGCTAAGCCAGAAGCAGTACAAGAATTCGATCGTTTAGCGAAAATCAGCGAAGATATCATCCGCCACATCGTTATTCGTGAAGAAGAAAAATAA
- a CDS encoding DUF951 domain-containing protein codes for MEEKEFNLNDIVEMKKPHPCGVNRWKIIRMGMDIRLKCEGCEHSVLIPRREFTRKLKKVLVRSEE; via the coding sequence ATGGAAGAAAAAGAATTTAACCTAAATGATATAGTAGAAATGAAAAAACCTCATCCTTGTGGAGTGAACAGATGGAAAATTATTCGAATGGGTATGGACATTCGATTGAAATGTGAGGGATGTGAGCATAGCGTTTTAATACCTCGCAGAGAGTTCACACGAAAATTAAAGAAGGTTTTAGTTCGATCTGAAGAGTAG
- a CDS encoding mechanosensitive ion channel family protein codes for MNNAADKIENAEKVIKKSMLTPEQWDTILNSSIKIALIIIVSVLAVKLGRKLIRNLLKVNARGPLQVSERRSITLIKLMENVLAYVIFFIAALTILPIFGVEIKGLLVGAGIGGVAIGFGAQSLVKDIISGFFILFEDQFSVGDYIRVQTFEGTVLSIGLKTTKIRSGTGELHIIQNGMITEVTNFSLHNAVAMVDVSISYEGDIEHAQNVIEEHLETMPARYEEMVKPPEFLGIQNLGPSEVTLRIASEVKAMTQFKISRAIRKEIKEVLERNNIEIPYPKMVLYKQPETKNENANV; via the coding sequence ATGAATAATGCAGCAGATAAAATAGAAAATGCTGAAAAAGTAATAAAAAAAAGCATGCTAACTCCGGAACAATGGGACACTATTTTAAATTCATCAATAAAAATAGCTTTAATTATTATCGTATCAGTATTAGCTGTAAAACTCGGAAGAAAATTAATCCGTAATCTCTTAAAGGTAAATGCTAGAGGACCGTTACAAGTATCGGAAAGAAGATCAATAACACTTATTAAATTGATGGAAAATGTACTTGCATATGTAATATTCTTTATTGCCGCTTTGACGATCCTCCCGATATTTGGTGTGGAAATAAAGGGACTTTTAGTTGGAGCAGGAATAGGTGGTGTAGCAATTGGTTTTGGTGCACAAAGCTTAGTAAAAGATATCATTTCTGGATTTTTTATTTTGTTTGAAGATCAGTTCTCAGTTGGTGACTACATTAGAGTTCAAACTTTCGAAGGAACAGTATTATCAATCGGTTTAAAAACAACTAAAATTAGAAGTGGAACTGGTGAGCTTCATATCATCCAAAATGGAATGATTACTGAAGTAACCAATTTTTCATTACATAATGCTGTGGCAATGGTCGATGTTAGTATTTCATATGAGGGTGATATTGAACATGCACAAAATGTAATTGAAGAGCATTTAGAAACTATGCCAGCTAGATATGAAGAAATGGTAAAACCTCCAGAGTTTCTTGGAATACAAAACTTAGGGCCATCTGAAGTAACATTGCGAATCGCTTCAGAAGTTAAGGCAATGACACAGTTTAAAATTTCTAGAGCAATTCGAAAAGAAATTAAGGAAGTACTTGAAAGAAATAACATAGAAATTCCATATCCAAAGATGGTATTATATAAACAACCAGAAACTAAAAATGAAAATGCGAATGTATAG
- the ychF gene encoding redox-regulated ATPase YchF, whose product MPLTAGIVGLPNVGKSTLFNAITQAGAESANYPFCTIDPNVGVVEVPDYRLVKLTELVQPKKTVPTTFEFTDIAGIVKGASKGEGLGNKFLSHIREVDAICQVVRCFADDNITHVSGKVDPIADIETINLELILADLESVEKRIDRVAKLAKQKDKDASYEHEILVKLREAFENDKPARSVEFTEEQMKVVKGLHLLTTKPMLYITNVGEDDIADASSNEYVEKVREFAAKEGSQVIVISAKIEEEIAELDDEEKRTFLQELGIEESGLDQLIRAAYSLLGLATYFTAGVQEVRAWTFKKGMKAPQCAGVIHSDFERGFIRAETVSFDDLVTYGNMTAAKEAGKVRLEGKEYIVQDGDVMHFRFNV is encoded by the coding sequence ATGCCATTAACAGCAGGGATCGTAGGATTACCAAACGTAGGAAAGTCGACATTATTTAATGCAATTACTCAAGCGGGGGCTGAATCAGCAAACTATCCGTTTTGTACAATTGATCCAAACGTAGGTGTGGTAGAAGTACCAGATTACCGTTTAGTAAAATTAACTGAATTAGTTCAGCCTAAAAAAACTGTTCCAACAACTTTTGAATTTACTGATATCGCAGGGATCGTTAAAGGTGCAAGTAAAGGTGAAGGGTTAGGAAATAAGTTTTTATCTCATATTCGTGAAGTGGACGCAATTTGCCAAGTAGTACGTTGCTTTGCAGACGATAATATTACTCACGTATCTGGAAAAGTTGATCCAATTGCAGATATTGAAACAATTAACTTAGAACTAATTCTTGCAGACTTAGAATCAGTTGAAAAACGTATTGATCGTGTAGCTAAATTAGCAAAACAAAAAGATAAAGATGCATCTTATGAACATGAAATTTTAGTAAAATTAAGAGAAGCATTTGAAAATGATAAGCCAGCTCGTTCAGTTGAGTTTACGGAAGAGCAAATGAAAGTAGTAAAAGGTTTACATTTATTAACAACTAAGCCAATGCTTTATATCACTAATGTTGGTGAAGATGACATCGCAGATGCTTCATCTAACGAATACGTTGAAAAAGTAAGAGAATTTGCAGCTAAAGAAGGTTCTCAAGTAATTGTAATTAGTGCAAAAATTGAAGAAGAAATTGCTGAGTTAGATGATGAAGAGAAACGTACATTCCTTCAAGAACTTGGAATTGAAGAATCAGGTTTAGATCAATTAATTCGAGCAGCTTATTCTTTATTAGGATTGGCAACTTATTTCACTGCAGGTGTACAAGAAGTAAGAGCTTGGACATTTAAAAAAGGTATGAAAGCTCCTCAATGTGCTGGTGTAATTCATAGTGACTTCGAACGTGGCTTTATCCGCGCAGAAACAGTTTCTTTTGACGATTTAGTGACTTATGGTAACATGACAGCAGCAAAAGAAGCAGGTAAAGTACGTCTTGAAGGTAAAGAGTATATCGTACAAGACGGAGATGTAATGCATTTCCGATTTAATGTTTAA